In the Solibacillus sp. FSL K6-1523 genome, one interval contains:
- a CDS encoding PH domain-containing protein encodes MSIDRIEITFDPDMQVTLVSPKDKELFVKKLLEINPTIKLLP; translated from the coding sequence ATGTCTATAGACCGAATTGAAATTACATTTGATCCGGATATGCAAGTAACACTCGTTTCACCAAAAGATAAAGAATTATTCGTTAAAAAATTATTAGAAATTAACCCTACAATTAAACTTCTTCCATAA
- a CDS encoding DUF2089 family protein, whose translation MDIKNIPNWILALENEDLEFIKNLVIHSGSLKEIAKVYEVSYPTVRLKLDRLIDKIKINDTVENQEFIKFIKSLSIDDRISVEDAKLIIEKYKQERNEE comes from the coding sequence ATGGATATTAAAAATATTCCAAACTGGATTTTAGCTTTAGAAAATGAGGACTTAGAGTTTATTAAAAACTTAGTGATTCATTCAGGTTCTTTAAAAGAAATTGCTAAAGTATATGAGGTATCATACCCAACGGTTAGACTTAAACTCGATCGACTAATTGATAAGATAAAAATAAATGATACTGTGGAAAATCAAGAATTCATTAAATTTATAAAGAGTCTGTCGATTGATGACCGAATTAGCGTAGAAGATGCAAAATTAATTATTGAAAAATATAAACAAGAAAGGAATGAGGAGTAA
- a CDS encoding cysteine desulfurase family protein, translating into MTYLDYAASTPMTKQAIAAYAEVATKIYGNPSSLHDTGGQAASAVAWARGVIARKLGVHPDGLIFTGSGTEANILAILSLARSEKRGRHIITSMAEHTSVHAAMNTLESEGFEVTRLPLTAGGVIDVDMLKEVIRSDTTLISIQHVNSEIGTIQPVAKIAQLAKEHGILYHVDCVQSFCKLDVAFDTRLADAISVSAHKVGGPKGCGAVYFNPFVRVQPVFPGVTHERGLRGGTLDTPALVAFAVAVENYTYDMDKQWQLRKNLLHMLPEETFQIIEGPAESQLPNIVGICKTGMEGQWVMLKLNEQNFHISTGSACDINSASGTKAILAMGKTITEARQFFRISFGADTQVDDVVMCGEALQMRIFK; encoded by the coding sequence ATGACCTATTTAGATTATGCAGCGTCAACACCGATGACGAAGCAAGCTATAGCTGCTTATGCAGAAGTAGCAACAAAAATTTACGGGAATCCTTCCAGTTTGCATGATACGGGAGGACAAGCGGCGAGCGCGGTCGCTTGGGCAAGAGGTGTCATCGCCCGTAAGCTTGGCGTACATCCAGATGGGCTGATTTTTACAGGTAGCGGGACAGAAGCGAATATTTTAGCCATTTTATCTTTAGCTCGTAGTGAAAAAAGAGGCCGGCATATTATTACTTCCATGGCGGAGCATACTTCTGTCCATGCGGCGATGAATACGTTAGAAAGTGAAGGTTTTGAAGTAACGCGTTTACCTTTAACAGCTGGTGGGGTGATCGATGTGGATATGTTGAAGGAAGTGATTCGCTCTGATACAACATTAATTTCGATTCAGCATGTTAACTCTGAAATTGGAACAATCCAACCGGTTGCGAAAATTGCTCAACTCGCAAAAGAACATGGCATTTTATATCATGTCGACTGCGTTCAATCATTTTGTAAACTTGATGTCGCTTTTGATACTCGCCTTGCCGATGCCATTTCCGTTTCCGCGCATAAAGTAGGCGGTCCTAAAGGTTGTGGCGCGGTTTATTTCAACCCATTTGTGCGTGTTCAGCCTGTTTTTCCGGGGGTGACACATGAGCGTGGCCTGCGCGGCGGGACATTAGATACACCCGCGTTAGTCGCTTTTGCTGTCGCAGTTGAAAACTATACATATGACATGGACAAGCAATGGCAATTACGTAAAAACCTCCTGCACATGTTACCAGAAGAAACATTCCAAATAATTGAAGGCCCAGCAGAAAGTCAGTTACCGAATATTGTCGGCATTTGTAAAACAGGTATGGAAGGGCAATGGGTTATGCTTAAGCTGAATGAACAAAATTTCCACATTTCAACTGGCAGCGCTTGTGATATTAATAGCGCTTCAGGAACGAAAGCGATTTTAGCAATGGGCAAAACAATCACTGAAGCGCGTCAATTTTTTAGGATATCCTTTGGGGCTGATACTCAGGTGGATGATGTAGTGATGTGTGGAGAGGCGTTGCAAATGCGTATTTTTAAATGA
- a CDS encoding threonine ammonia-lyase gives MITLKDIQDAKQRIQSVVYETPILQSEQLSNLCGNQLFFKAEHLQKTGSFKIRGASNMVIHAVENGAQHVTTASSGNHGQAVSYVANKYGVPSTIVVPENASQCKINAILGYNGQVEKCGTTSGERLPRAQQIADEQNGIYIPPYDDPLIMAGQGTVGLEILQQLHDIDAIIVPIGGGGLISGILTAVKETNPAIQIIGVEPELANDTYLSLQNKKITAIPATNTIADGLRTNQPGDLTFPVLTKYLDDLVLVSEDEIRMALSLVLERTKQLIEPSSATTVAAALYNKLNMQGKNIVTLISGGNVDLENVQGLIVDTAKANTVNM, from the coding sequence ATGATTACATTAAAAGATATTCAAGATGCCAAACAGCGTATACAAAGCGTCGTCTATGAAACGCCAATTCTTCAATCCGAACAACTTTCAAATTTATGTGGCAATCAGTTATTTTTTAAGGCGGAGCACCTGCAAAAAACCGGCTCATTTAAAATACGAGGGGCAAGTAACATGGTCATTCATGCAGTGGAAAACGGCGCGCAGCATGTTACAACAGCATCATCTGGCAATCACGGGCAAGCGGTTAGCTACGTTGCAAATAAATACGGCGTTCCTTCAACGATTGTAGTGCCTGAGAACGCAAGCCAGTGCAAAATTAATGCCATCCTCGGTTACAATGGGCAAGTTGAAAAGTGTGGAACAACATCTGGGGAACGTCTACCGAGGGCACAGCAAATTGCCGATGAACAAAACGGCATTTATATTCCTCCTTACGACGATCCACTTATTATGGCTGGACAAGGCACGGTTGGGCTTGAAATTTTACAGCAGCTTCATGACATTGATGCCATCATTGTACCAATTGGAGGTGGCGGCTTAATTTCAGGTATTTTAACTGCGGTAAAAGAAACAAATCCCGCCATTCAAATCATTGGGGTCGAACCTGAGCTAGCGAATGATACATATTTATCCTTACAAAACAAAAAGATTACTGCGATTCCTGCAACAAATACGATTGCAGATGGCTTACGAACGAACCAACCTGGAGATTTAACGTTTCCAGTGCTAACAAAGTATTTAGATGATTTAGTGCTCGTAAGTGAAGACGAAATTCGCATGGCCCTTAGTCTTGTGCTCGAACGTACAAAGCAACTAATCGAACCTTCAAGTGCTACGACTGTCGCAGCAGCGCTTTATAATAAGCTCAATATGCAAGGGAAAAATATCGTCACACTTATTTCTGGCGGCAATGTGGATCTTGAAAATGTGCAGGGACTGATTGTGGATACAGCAAAAGCAAACACTGTGAACATGTAG
- a CDS encoding 2,3-butanediol dehydrogenase: MKAAVWHGVKDIRIEETELKVLKNNEVTVRVAWAGICGSDLHEYQEGPVFLPVDAPDKLTGEIAPLTMGHEFAGVIEAVGKEVTKYKVGDRVVVNPTITHGIKHEDADIYDGFSFIGLHGDGGFATFANAPEANIYKLPETLSLQDGALVEPTAVAVQAVKEADMKFGDTVAVFGAGPIGLLTVIAAKAAGASKIFVFDLSDYRLGIAKELGATHVFNSGQVNPSEAVRNELPDGVDVTFEVAGVAPTFKSSIDVTKARGIVVIVSIFARPIEWNPMMLTNTGVKVTSTIAYSPTTFQQTVDLMGTGQLKPQGIITSQIKLDDIVESGFEALTNDKTQAKILVELSGEM; this comes from the coding sequence ATGAAAGCAGCAGTATGGCACGGTGTCAAAGATATTCGTATTGAAGAAACTGAATTAAAAGTTCTTAAAAATAATGAAGTAACAGTTCGTGTAGCATGGGCAGGTATTTGCGGATCTGATTTACATGAATATCAAGAGGGACCAGTTTTCTTACCTGTAGACGCTCCAGACAAATTAACTGGTGAAATAGCACCATTAACTATGGGACATGAATTCGCAGGTGTAATTGAAGCAGTAGGTAAAGAGGTAACAAAATATAAAGTAGGAGATCGTGTAGTAGTAAACCCAACAATCACTCATGGCATCAAACATGAAGATGCCGATATTTATGATGGTTTTAGTTTTATCGGTTTACACGGTGATGGCGGTTTTGCCACATTCGCTAATGCCCCAGAAGCAAATATTTATAAATTACCTGAAACATTATCTCTTCAAGATGGTGCTTTAGTTGAACCTACTGCAGTAGCAGTTCAAGCAGTAAAAGAAGCAGATATGAAATTTGGCGACACAGTAGCAGTATTTGGTGCAGGCCCAATTGGATTATTGACAGTTATTGCAGCTAAAGCAGCTGGCGCTAGTAAAATCTTTGTTTTCGATTTATCTGATTATCGTTTGGGTATAGCAAAAGAATTAGGTGCAACACATGTCTTTAATTCAGGACAAGTTAATCCTTCAGAAGCAGTTCGTAATGAATTACCGGATGGTGTAGATGTAACATTTGAAGTTGCTGGCGTAGCTCCAACATTTAAATCTTCAATCGATGTAACAAAAGCACGCGGTATAGTTGTTATTGTATCCATCTTCGCTCGCCCAATTGAGTGGAATCCAATGATGCTTACTAATACAGGTGTTAAAGTGACTTCAACCATTGCCTATTCGCCAACAACATTCCAACAAACAGTTGATTTGATGGGTACAGGCCAGTTAAAACCACAAGGTATTATAACTTCTCAAATTAAATTAGACGATATTGTTGAAAGTGGTTTTGAAGCATTAACAAATGATAAAACTCAAGCTAAAATTTTAGTAGAATTAAGCGGAGAAATGTAA
- a CDS encoding LysE family translocator, with amino-acid sequence MIENLWMFVMIATLIVVIPGVDFLLVSKNTLNFGKNAGHFTSIGIILALFIWTFLAVLGLATVVASSIVLFTIIKYLGALYLIWLGIQALLAKKSSMGELLKDGQHVQIPEKTYRHCFTQGIVTDLLNPKTLLMYVTLMPQFINTDAAVTPQLLTLAAILIAISIIWLVLVVYILNIIRAWFLRPSVQSVFNKITGIVLISLGVKLAFERQV; translated from the coding sequence ATGATTGAAAATCTTTGGATGTTTGTAATGATTGCTACATTAATCGTTGTCATTCCAGGCGTAGACTTTTTGCTCGTTTCAAAAAATACATTAAACTTCGGAAAAAATGCAGGTCACTTTACATCGATAGGCATCATTTTAGCGCTATTCATATGGACTTTTCTCGCAGTACTTGGTCTTGCAACGGTTGTGGCAAGTTCCATTGTTTTATTTACAATTATTAAATATTTGGGGGCACTCTATTTAATTTGGTTAGGTATTCAAGCGTTGTTGGCGAAAAAATCCTCAATGGGTGAGTTATTAAAAGACGGCCAACATGTACAAATTCCTGAAAAAACATATCGCCATTGTTTTACACAAGGGATTGTGACTGATTTACTAAATCCGAAAACATTATTGATGTATGTGACATTAATGCCGCAATTTATTAATACAGATGCCGCCGTTACCCCACAGTTGCTCACGCTTGCGGCCATATTAATCGCGATTTCGATCATTTGGCTTGTGTTAGTCGTTTACATACTAAACATTATTCGCGCGTGGTTTTTACGCCCATCTGTACAGTCCGTATTTAATAAAATTACGGGCATTGTATTAATTTCATTGGGGGTTAAGCTTGCGTTCGAACGCCAAGTATAA
- a CDS encoding PH domain-containing protein, giving the protein MVFKSKVDIWMGAIFIFVPAVMIYGVITEPDIVIIVVTVALIALLGTLFLGTKYVIQDNELVVHGGISKTKIDIAQIRSLRPSKNPLSFSDRRLHLIRVADKAQRFRWR; this is encoded by the coding sequence ATGGTATTTAAATCAAAAGTCGATATTTGGATGGGGGCAATTTTCATTTTCGTTCCTGCCGTAATGATTTATGGAGTTATTACAGAGCCTGATATCGTTATTATTGTTGTTACAGTTGCGTTAATTGCATTATTAGGTACGTTATTTTTGGGGACAAAATATGTCATCCAGGACAATGAGCTAGTTGTCCATGGTGGCATTTCAAAAACAAAGATTGATATTGCACAAATCCGTAGCTTGCGCCCATCAAAAAATCCTTTATCTTTCTCCGACAGAAGACTCCATCTGATTCGTGTTGCGGACAAAGCCCAACGATTCAGGTGGAGATGA
- a CDS encoding RidA family protein yields the protein MSTIEQRLQQLGLQLPEATPPLYHYVPITIHQNVAYISGQVPRINGQIPFPGKVGQDVTIEQAGELAEYCVLKGLSCLKAQIGSLDQVEQILKITGYVQAAPDFYEPAKVLDAASALLEKIFGEKGRHARTTVGVATLPSNTPVEIDFIIAIK from the coding sequence TTGAGCACCATTGAACAGCGCCTACAACAATTAGGCTTACAATTACCTGAAGCAACACCCCCACTTTACCATTATGTACCGATAACAATTCATCAAAATGTCGCGTACATTAGCGGACAAGTACCGCGTATTAACGGACAGATTCCGTTTCCCGGTAAAGTTGGTCAAGATGTCACAATCGAGCAGGCAGGTGAGCTCGCTGAATACTGTGTATTAAAAGGTCTGAGCTGTTTGAAAGCACAAATTGGTTCACTTGATCAGGTCGAACAAATCCTTAAAATAACAGGCTACGTTCAAGCAGCACCTGATTTTTACGAGCCGGCAAAAGTGCTTGATGCAGCTTCTGCACTTCTCGAAAAAATCTTTGGTGAAAAAGGGCGCCATGCACGCACTACTGTAGGGGTCGCAACATTACCTAGCAACACACCAGTGGAAATTGATTTTATAATCGCAATTAAATAA
- the nadB gene encoding L-aspartate oxidase: MNIQTDIVIVGGGIAALQAARKLGHHFKVHLLTKADFTMSSSYKAQGGIAAVMTADDHLALHIADTLAAGEYHHHEENVQTLVEQGTNYVKQLLNNGFPADYTEEGNLALGLEGAHSRHRIVHAGGDATGERMVKHYIEGSQENPQFTMNTYEFAYELLLNSNRECCGVRVKTAEGDKTYYASYIILATGGAGALYSCTSNQLNSYGDGIALAYLAGAEVTDMEFVQFHPSLLYVNGARGLVSEAVRGAGARFVDRHNKPIMEGKHPLGDLAPRHITAYEMYKIRAAGKEVFIDISMIESFDKKFPTITKLCQKEQIDLSTGKIPVAPGSHFLMGGIVATAKGETSIPRLFAIGEVACTGVHGANRLASNSLLEGITFGSLMAEHLVQNAIQQHNFMLAARPVAAEFPPLLQKETLQKAMLESAGILRSTGELEVLLDQLPTAWQRMDLSNASQEQIELYFMHVTATLIVQAALLRTESRGAHIRLEYKQQQSEWTKKWIVFQRGNVNVRETLYEYNQIKRNVKAVF; this comes from the coding sequence ATGAACATTCAAACAGACATCGTCATAGTCGGAGGGGGCATTGCAGCATTGCAAGCCGCTCGAAAACTGGGGCATCATTTTAAAGTTCATTTATTAACGAAAGCTGATTTTACAATGAGTAGTTCTTATAAAGCACAAGGTGGGATTGCAGCGGTTATGACTGCCGATGATCATCTAGCATTACATATAGCAGATACATTAGCAGCTGGTGAGTATCATCATCATGAAGAAAATGTTCAAACTTTAGTTGAACAAGGTACGAATTATGTAAAGCAATTATTGAACAATGGATTTCCTGCTGATTATACAGAAGAAGGAAACTTAGCGCTCGGTTTAGAAGGGGCACATAGCAGGCATCGAATTGTGCATGCAGGTGGCGATGCAACAGGCGAGAGAATGGTTAAGCACTATATAGAAGGTTCTCAAGAAAATCCTCAATTCACAATGAATACGTATGAATTTGCATATGAACTGTTGCTGAATAGTAATAGGGAATGTTGTGGGGTACGTGTCAAAACAGCAGAAGGGGATAAAACGTATTATGCCTCCTATATTATTTTGGCGACAGGAGGTGCAGGTGCTTTATACAGCTGTACATCCAATCAACTGAACAGTTACGGAGATGGCATTGCTTTAGCTTACTTAGCTGGAGCAGAAGTAACGGATATGGAGTTTGTTCAATTTCATCCAAGCCTACTGTATGTAAATGGGGCACGTGGTCTCGTTTCAGAAGCAGTTCGGGGTGCAGGGGCCAGGTTTGTGGATCGTCATAACAAGCCGATTATGGAAGGAAAACATCCGTTAGGTGACTTAGCTCCGCGCCATATTACCGCATATGAAATGTATAAAATACGTGCAGCAGGTAAAGAAGTATTCATCGATATTTCAATGATTGAATCTTTCGATAAAAAGTTTCCGACGATTACAAAGCTTTGTCAAAAGGAGCAAATAGATTTATCAACAGGGAAAATTCCTGTGGCACCGGGTAGTCACTTTTTAATGGGGGGCATTGTTGCAACGGCAAAAGGTGAAACATCCATTCCGCGGTTATTTGCGATTGGTGAAGTGGCGTGTACTGGTGTACATGGTGCGAACCGCTTAGCAAGTAATTCCTTGTTAGAAGGGATTACATTTGGAAGCTTGATGGCGGAACATTTAGTACAAAACGCGATACAACAGCATAATTTTATGTTAGCTGCTCGACCGGTAGCTGCGGAATTCCCACCGCTTTTACAAAAGGAAACATTGCAAAAAGCGATGTTAGAATCGGCAGGAATTTTACGATCCACTGGGGAGTTAGAAGTGTTATTAGACCAATTGCCAACAGCTTGGCAGCGGATGGACCTATCCAATGCGAGCCAAGAACAAATTGAGCTGTATTTTATGCATGTGACCGCAACTTTAATTGTGCAAGCGGCTCTTCTGCGAACGGAATCACGTGGGGCACATATCCGCCTAGAATATAAGCAGCAACAGTCAGAATGGACAAAAAAATGGATTGTCTTTCAACGAGGCAATGTGAATGTGAGGGAGACATTATATGAATACAATCAAATTAAAAGAAATGTTAAAGCAGTTTTTTAA
- the nadC gene encoding carboxylating nicotinate-nucleotide diphosphorylase: MNTIKLKEMLKQFFNEDIGDGDLSSESIFNATEQGAFTFYAKQDGIFCGKQIIEIGYPLLDSNLRVTVFKEDGEKVQKGEQIARIEGALRSLLTGERVILNCIQRMSGIATQAYAAVQLTKGTDAHICDTRKTIPGLRMLDKYAVRAGGAYNHRSGLYDAIMLKDNHISFAGGITEAVQTARGKIGHTVKIEVEIETKEQLLEAISAGADIIMFDNRTPEEIKSWLPLVPAHIATEASGGITLDNLRSYAQSGVEWISLGALTHSVTALDISALVEQKGAVTIGAR; the protein is encoded by the coding sequence ATGAATACAATCAAATTAAAAGAAATGTTAAAGCAGTTTTTTAATGAGGATATTGGGGATGGCGACCTTTCAAGTGAGTCCATTTTTAATGCGACAGAGCAAGGGGCTTTTACATTTTACGCCAAACAAGATGGTATTTTTTGCGGCAAGCAAATTATTGAAATCGGCTACCCTTTATTAGATTCGAACTTACGGGTAACGGTTTTCAAAGAAGATGGGGAAAAAGTTCAAAAAGGGGAGCAAATTGCGCGTATTGAAGGAGCTTTACGTAGCCTTCTAACAGGAGAGCGCGTCATTTTAAATTGCATTCAACGGATGAGTGGCATTGCGACACAAGCGTATGCAGCTGTGCAACTGACGAAAGGCACGGATGCTCATATTTGTGACACGCGAAAAACGATTCCAGGTTTACGCATGTTGGATAAATATGCAGTACGTGCAGGTGGCGCTTACAATCATCGTAGTGGTTTATATGATGCAATTATGCTGAAAGATAATCATATTTCATTTGCTGGCGGGATTACTGAGGCGGTTCAAACAGCGCGTGGGAAAATTGGGCATACTGTGAAAATCGAAGTAGAAATTGAAACGAAAGAGCAATTACTCGAAGCTATTTCGGCAGGTGCGGATATTATTATGTTTGATAATCGTACACCGGAAGAAATTAAAAGCTGGTTACCACTTGTACCTGCGCATATTGCAACAGAAGCGAGTGGAGGGATTACGCTCGACAATTTACGAAGCTATGCACAATCCGGTGTAGAATGGATTTCATTAGGTGCACTGACACACTCGGTCACTGCGTTAGATATTAGTGCATTAGTGGAACAGAAAGGGGCGGTGACAATTGGTGCTCGCTAA
- a CDS encoding M20 metallopeptidase family protein, with amino-acid sequence MSIAEKLQANFNEMVDIRRHLHMYPELSFKEVNTPKLIAEKLTSFGIEVKENVGGNGVVGFLKGAFDGPTIALRADFDALPIQDEKEVAYKSKVDGVSHACGHDIHTASLLGLAKALADARDLLHGNVVFIHQFAEEVVPGGAKAMVEAGCLDGVDYVYGSHVSSWSELGTVLFCEGYAMAAADFFELTIQGKGGHGASPHETIDPIVAAAQFVFGVQPIVSRNTDPIESAVITVGKIESGTVGNVIPDKAYLTGTVRTFNPQVRDMVEQKLNNLCKAIEIQYDAKLDFKYTRGYDAVYNHPNETAALREAVSTHLPELQIVDVPPRMGAEDFTYYLQEKPGTFFFVGGGNPSINAVYPHHHPKFDVDEKSMLHIGDVFLQALQLHGVIK; translated from the coding sequence TTGAGTATTGCAGAAAAACTACAAGCGAATTTTAATGAAATGGTCGACATTCGAAGACATTTACACATGTATCCAGAGCTTTCTTTTAAAGAAGTGAATACACCTAAGTTAATCGCAGAAAAGCTTACATCCTTTGGCATTGAAGTAAAAGAAAATGTCGGTGGTAACGGGGTTGTTGGTTTCTTAAAGGGCGCATTTGATGGTCCGACGATTGCATTGCGCGCCGATTTTGATGCATTGCCAATTCAGGATGAAAAGGAAGTTGCTTATAAATCTAAAGTTGATGGTGTGAGTCACGCATGTGGTCATGATATTCATACGGCGTCACTTCTTGGTCTGGCTAAAGCACTTGCCGATGCACGTGATTTATTGCACGGAAATGTTGTGTTCATCCACCAGTTTGCTGAAGAGGTTGTTCCAGGTGGTGCAAAGGCTATGGTAGAGGCAGGTTGCTTAGATGGGGTAGATTACGTATACGGTTCACATGTTTCTTCATGGAGTGAACTTGGTACTGTACTTTTTTGTGAAGGCTACGCAATGGCTGCGGCTGATTTCTTTGAGTTAACAATTCAAGGAAAAGGCGGTCACGGTGCATCTCCGCATGAAACGATTGATCCGATTGTTGCAGCAGCACAATTTGTTTTCGGGGTACAACCCATTGTAAGCCGCAACACCGATCCGATTGAATCCGCAGTTATTACAGTTGGAAAAATTGAAAGTGGTACGGTCGGCAATGTCATTCCAGACAAAGCCTATTTAACAGGAACCGTGCGTACATTTAACCCACAAGTACGTGATATGGTAGAGCAAAAATTAAATAACTTATGCAAGGCTATTGAAATTCAGTATGATGCCAAGCTTGATTTCAAATATACGCGCGGCTATGATGCTGTTTACAATCATCCAAATGAAACAGCCGCATTACGTGAAGCCGTTTCAACTCATTTGCCTGAGCTTCAAATCGTTGATGTACCACCACGTATGGGTGCTGAAGATTTCACCTACTACTTACAAGAAAAACCAGGGACATTTTTCTTTGTCGGTGGTGGCAACCCGTCCATTAATGCCGTTTATCCACATCATCATCCAAAATTTGATGTGGATGAAAAGTCAATGTTGCATATTGGCGATGTCTTTTTACAAGCATTGCAATTACATGGTGTGATTAAATAA
- the nadA gene encoding quinolinate synthase NadA, producing MDSSMLPEQYKTLTNAEMENRIYAIKERLGEDLFIPGHHYQRDEVIQFADTVGDSLQLAQVAAANKKAKHIVFCGVHFMAETADMLTEDGQVVYLPDMRAGCSMADMANIYQTEEAWVELQKLFGDTIIPLTYVNSTAAIKAFTGRNGGACVTSSNAKTLVEWAFMQKERLFFLPDQHLGRNTAFDLGVPLEQMAIWNPIKGELEFEGDDIEQIKVILWKGHCSVHEGFTIYNIREVRKKYADMNILVHPECSREVVALSDDFGSTKYICDVIENAPAGSSWAIGTEMNLVKRLIASHPDKHIISLNENMCPCLTMNRIDLPHLLWALETIEHGEKGNVIQVDERTTQEAILSLNRMLQHSS from the coding sequence ATGGATAGTTCCATGCTACCTGAACAATATAAAACATTAACGAATGCAGAAATGGAAAATCGTATATATGCGATTAAAGAGAGATTAGGTGAAGATTTATTTATTCCAGGTCACCATTACCAACGGGATGAAGTCATTCAATTTGCGGATACAGTAGGGGATTCTTTACAGCTTGCGCAAGTAGCAGCAGCGAATAAAAAGGCCAAACATATCGTCTTTTGTGGCGTTCATTTTATGGCGGAAACGGCGGATATGTTAACGGAAGATGGGCAGGTTGTTTATTTACCAGATATGCGCGCGGGCTGTTCGATGGCGGATATGGCAAATATTTATCAAACGGAAGAGGCATGGGTGGAACTACAAAAGTTATTTGGCGATACGATTATTCCGTTAACATATGTCAATTCAACTGCGGCCATTAAAGCATTTACAGGACGAAATGGCGGGGCTTGTGTGACAAGTTCGAATGCCAAAACACTTGTTGAGTGGGCATTTATGCAAAAGGAACGACTCTTCTTCTTACCAGATCAACATTTAGGACGCAATACGGCGTTTGATTTAGGGGTGCCGCTTGAGCAAATGGCGATTTGGAATCCAATTAAAGGTGAGTTGGAATTTGAAGGGGATGACATCGAACAAATTAAAGTGATTTTGTGGAAAGGTCACTGCTCTGTTCATGAAGGTTTTACCATTTACAATATTCGTGAAGTGCGAAAAAAATATGCGGATATGAATATACTTGTGCATCCGGAATGTTCACGTGAGGTTGTGGCGTTATCTGATGACTTCGGCTCGACAAAATATATTTGTGATGTCATTGAAAATGCACCCGCAGGATCAAGCTGGGCAATCGGTACGGAAATGAATTTAGTGAAGCGTTTAATTGCGAGTCATCCCGACAAGCATATTATTTCATTGAATGAAAATATGTGTCCTTGTTTAACGATGAATCGAATTGATTTACCTCATTTATTATGGGCGCTTGAAACAATTGAGCATGGGGAAAAAGGGAACGTTATTCAAGTGGATGAGCGAACAACGCAAGAAGCCATTTTATCGTTAAATCGGATGTTGCAACATAGTTCTTAA
- a CDS encoding ComEC/Rec2 family competence protein, whose translation MKKVYILFLLLFIAGCSGQITSQEGNFNVHAFKVGKADSLLVSHQGQHILIDAGEEDDGEKIVAYLQSKNIQKLDALIITHFDKDHVGGADSIVRALQIEHIYVPNYESNSKQTRKFLEAIDEKQLTVETITDVQDLSVGKAMGKIYPPKQTNLKGDNDQSLVVSLSYGETSFLFTGDIEAPRIAELLTDSSISMPHTFLKVPHHGRFNRQTTALVEAVRPTYALITSSDKNPEHSETVAALEAVGAQIWTTRKGDVEFISDGEKIEVTE comes from the coding sequence ATGAAAAAAGTTTATATCCTCTTCTTACTATTGTTCATAGCGGGGTGTAGTGGACAAATAACTTCACAAGAAGGAAATTTTAACGTACATGCATTTAAAGTAGGCAAGGCAGATAGTTTATTAGTTTCTCATCAAGGGCAACATATTTTGATTGATGCGGGGGAAGAAGATGACGGTGAGAAAATTGTTGCCTACTTACAATCGAAAAACATTCAAAAGCTTGATGCGCTCATAATTACACATTTTGATAAGGATCATGTAGGGGGCGCGGATTCTATTGTAAGGGCGCTACAAATTGAACATATTTATGTTCCAAACTATGAGAGTAACAGTAAACAAACGCGTAAATTTTTAGAAGCGATAGATGAAAAGCAGTTAACAGTTGAAACGATAACAGATGTGCAGGACCTTTCAGTAGGAAAGGCAATGGGTAAAATTTATCCACCGAAGCAAACGAATTTGAAAGGGGATAATGATCAGTCTTTAGTCGTGAGTTTAAGTTATGGAGAAACGAGCTTTTTATTTACTGGCGATATTGAAGCGCCTCGGATTGCAGAGCTATTAACAGATTCGAGCATTTCAATGCCGCATACTTTCTTGAAAGTTCCTCATCACGGGCGTTTTAATAGGCAAACAACAGCCCTCGTGGAAGCGGTACGACCTACGTACGCATTAATTACGAGCTCCGATAAAAACCCCGAACATTCAGAAACCGTCGCAGCATTAGAAGCGGTCGGTGCACAAATTTGGACGACACGAAAAGGGGACGTTGAATTTATTTCGGATGGGGAGAAAATAGAAGTGACGGAGTAA